One region of Etheostoma spectabile isolate EspeVRDwgs_2016 chromosome 21, UIUC_Espe_1.0, whole genome shotgun sequence genomic DNA includes:
- the LOC116671247 gene encoding liprin-alpha-3 isoform X2: MMMCEVMPTISEDGRSGTGGGPASPAGAGVGGTGGVIGGAGFGGREARSGGDEGGSTGNLESLMVNMLTERERLLENLRETQDCLGTAQLRLRELGHEKESLQRQLSIALPQEFAVLTKDLNVCREQLLEREEEIAELKAERNNTRLLLEHLECLVSRHERSLRMTVVKRQAQSPAGVSSEVEVLKALKSLFEHHKALDEKVRERLRVALERVSVLEDQLAASSQEVISLRDQIKRRQQGVDGGKDRLPNGPSTGLEDSELERQREVEIERQRAELSQLRERLALMCRQVGEIEEQLAAARREVTKSEEANQKLQREVKEALCQREDMEERITTLERRYLSAQREATSLHDIKDKLENELASKESLHRQSEEKNRQLQERLDEAKQKLQQTLQRAETLPEIEAQLAQRVAALNKAEERHGNFEERLRQMEAQLEEKNQELQRARQREKMNDEHNKRLSDTVDKLLSESNERLQLHLKERMAALEEKNALSEELSNMKKIQDDLIANKEQLLAELERIQLELDQLRGRPGSSYSRAGSVSSLPSTLFRRSLPGSSSELRYPQGGGSLPSGYSNSSSGVVVRRTHRGRWGASRDDSNKYGEWDSGTMLGHGFEGGEGGCSDDEDDRETLFGSELLSPSGQTDVQTLAIMLQEQLEAINKEIKLIQEEKESTELRAEEIESRVSSVALDAPPIPPSSLGGRDSVGRGYMTPSITSSTLASPSPPSSGHSTPRLPHSPARENDRQNSKDGEECRALALIDSNPPVPRALRLDRMTHTHPGAGLDDLREFRSLSADGSTTASQDSLHKASKKKSIKSSIGRLFGKKEKGRIGAPGRESASLASTPSDDLGSADPLGLAKLGTGTVEKDRRSKKKHDLLEEACRQGLPFASWDGPTVVTWLELWVGMPAWYVAACRANVKSGAIMANLSDTEIQREIGISNPLHRLKLRLAIQEMVSLTSPSAPASTRSSTSNIWMTHAEMESLTAATKPEQKEFSWDQILAYGDMNHEWVGNEWLPSLGLPQYRSYFMESLVDARMLDHLTKKELRGQLKMVDSFHRVSLHYGIMCLKRLNYDRKELERRRDESQHHNLDVMVWSNERVMCWVQAIGLKEFADNLLESGVHGALLALDDTFDYTDLALLLQIPNQNTQARQLLEKEYNGLISMGTERRPDEDGTKTFTRSPSWRKMFREKDLRGVTSDSSETLPANFRASAISTPSVTLRKVQSEGPRGESGSVRTYSC; this comes from the exons ATGATGATGTGCGAGGTGATGCCCACCATTTCTGAGGATGGGCGAAGTGGGACTGGTGGGGGCCCTGCCTCCCCTGCCGGGGCCGGAGTCGGCGGGACCGGGGGTGTGATCGGAGGAGCAGGCTTCGGTGGGAGGGAGGCCAGAAGCGGTGGAGACGAAGGAGGCAGCACAGGGAACCTGGAGTCGTTGATGGTCAACATGCTGACTGAGAGGGAGAGGCTGCTGGAGAACCTGAGGGAGACACAGGATTGCCTGGGAACGGCTCAGCTCCGCCTCCGCGAACTCGGCCACGAAAAGGAGTCACTTCAGAGGCAGCTGTCGATCGCTCTGCCACAG GAGTTTGCTGTGTTGACTAAAGACCTGAACGTTTGCCGGGAGCAGCTTctggagagggaggaggagattgCTGAGCTCAAGGCGGAGAGAAACAACACACGT TTGTTGCTGGAACACCTCGAGTGCCTGGTGTCTCGCCATGAGCGCAGTCTTAGGATGACGGTGGTGAAAAGACAAGCTCAGTCCCCAGCGGGGGTCTCCAGTGAGGTGGAGGTCCTTAAGGCCCTCAAGTCTCTGTTTGAGCATCACAAGGCTTTGGATGAGAAG GTTCGAGAGAGGCTCCGTGTGGCCCTCGAGAGGGTGTCTGTGTTAGAAGACCAACTTGCAGCATCTTCTCAAGAG gtaatctctttAAGAGACCAAATTAAAAGACGTCAACAAGGGGTGGACGGCGGGAAAGAT CGACTACCCAATGGTCCCTCCACTGGCCTGGAAGATAGCGAGCTGGAGAGGCAGCGAGAAGTAGAGATAGAGCGGCAGAGAGCTGAACTCTCCCAGCTGAGGGAGAGGCTGGCCCTCATGTGCCGGCaa GTTGGGGAAATAGAGGAACAGCTTGCGGCCGCCAGGAGGGAGGTGACGAAGTCGGAGGAGGCCAATCAGAAGCTCCAAAGGGAAGTGAAAGAG GCCCTTTGCCAAAGGGAGGACATGGAGGAAAGGATTACAACACTAGAACGCAG GTACCTCAGCGCGCAGAGGGAGGCGACTTCTCTCCATGATATCAAAGACAAGCTGGAAAATGAGCTGGCCAgcaaggaatcactgcacagaCAG AGTGAAGAGAAGAACAGACAGCTACAGGAACGTTTAGATGAAGCCAAGCAGAAGCTGCAGCAGACCCTACAGAGGGCAGAGACTCTGCCTGAGATCGAGGCCCAGCTTGCCCAAAGGGTTGCTGCTCTCAACAAG GCAGAGGAGCGGCATGGAAACTTTGAGGAGCGACTACGGCAAATGGAAGCTCAACTTGAGGAGAAGAACCAGGAGCTTCAGAGG GCGAGGCAGAGGGAGAAGATGAACGACGAACACAACAAACGCCTCTCAGATACAGTGGACAAGCTTCTGTCTGAGTCCAATGAGAGACTACAGCTCCACCTCAAAGAGAGGATGGCGGCACTAGAGGAGAAG AATGCTCTGTCAGAGGAACTGTCCAATATGAAGAAAATCCAGGATGATCTTATAGCTAATAAG GAGCAGCTCCTTGCTGAGTTGGAGCGAATCCAGCTGGAGCTGGATCAACTGAGAGGCAGGCCTGGCTCCTCTTATTCCAG GGCGGGCAGCGTGAGCTCCCTTCCCTCCACCCTTTTTCGACGATCTCTTCCAGGGAGCTCCTCTGAACTGCGGTACCCCCAGGGTGGAGGCTCACTACCGTCCGGCTACAGCAACTCCTCTAGTGGGGTGGTGGTCAGGCGCACACACCGAGGCCGGTGGGGGGCATCTAGAGACGATAGTAACAAG tATGGAGAGTGGGACAGCGGCACCATGCTTGGTCACGGCTTTGAGGGTGGGGAGGGAGGCTGCTCTGACGATGAGGACGACAGGGAGACTCTGTTTGGATCGGAGCTCCTCTCTCCCAGCGGACAGACAGATGTACAGACCTTAGCCATCATGCTACAGGAGCAACTGGAGGCCATCAATAAAGAGATAAA GCTGATTCAGGAGGAAAAGGAGAGCACAGAGCTGAGGGCAGAAGAGATTGAGAGCAGAGTCAGCAGCGTGGCCCTTGATGCCCCACCCATTCCACCCTCCTCGCTGGGAGGACGGGACAGCGTTGGCAGGGGTTACATGACTCCCTCCATCACCTCCTCCACGTTGGCGTCTCCCTCACCACCTAGTTCTGGACATTCCACCCCCCGCCTGCCACATTCCCCCGCTAGGGAGAATGACAGACAG AATAGCAAAGATGGTGAAGAATGCAGAGCACTTGCTCTGATTGACTCCAACCCTCCTGTCCCACGAGCCCTACGACTGGACCGAatgacacacactcaccccGGGGCAGGCCTCGATGACCTCCGTGAATTTCGCAG TCTCTCTGCTGACGGTTCCACCACTGCTAGCCAGGACTCCCTCCACAAAgccagcaaaaagaaaagcatcaaGTCGTCTATTGGTCGTCTCTTTGgcaaaaaggaaaaggggaGGATCGGTGCACCCGGGCGGGAGTCTGCCTCACTGG CCTCCACACCCTCTGATGACCTGGGTTCAGCTGACCCGTTAGGCCTGGCTAAACTTGGGACTGGAACAGTTGAAAAAGACCGCCGCAGCAAAAAGAA ACACGACCTGTTAGAGGAAGCCTGTCGTCAGGGTCTGCCTTTCGCCTCATGGGATGGCCCGACTGTTGTTACATGGCTTGAG CTGTGGGTAGGGATGCCAGCATGGTATGTGGCAGCGTGCCGTGCCAACGTGAAGAGTGGCGCCATTATGGCAAATCTGTCGGACACGGAGATCCAGAGGGAGATCGGCATCAGCAACCCTCTACACCGACTCAAACTCCGCCTAGCCATCCAGGAAATGGTCTCCCTCACTAGTCCGTCTGCACCTGCAAGCACCCGCTCT TCAACCAGTAATATTTGGATGACACACGCTGAGATGGAGTCTCTCACTGCTGCCACCAAGCCA GAGCAGAAGGAGTTCAGCTGGGACCAG ATCCTGGCCTATGGAGACATGAACCACGAGTGGGTGGGAAACGAATGGCTGCCCAGCCTGGGTCTGCCTCAGTACCGCTCCTACTTCATGGAGTCACTGGTGGATGCCAGAATGCTTGATCACCTCACCAAGAAAGAACTGAGGGGCCAGCTGAAGATGGTGGACAGTTTCCACAG GGTGAGTCTTCACTATGGTATCATGTGCTTGAAGCGCTTGAACTATGATAGGAAGGagctggagaggaggagggatgagAGTCAACACCATAACCTAG ATGTAATGGTGTGGTCCAATGAGCGAGTGATGTGTTGGGTGCAGGCTATCGGCCTGAAAGAGTTTGCCGACAACCTTTTAGAAAGCGGGGTGCACGGGGCCCTCCTGGCGCTAGATGACACCTTTGACTACACTGACTTGGCCCTCCTCCTCCAGATACCCAATCAAAACACACAG GCGAGGCAGCTCTTAGAGAAGGAGTACAATGGTCTCATCTCCATGGGAACAGAGAGGAGGCCAGATGAG GACGgcacaaaaacatttacacGGTCACCATCCTGGAGGAAGATGTTCCGAGAGAAGGACCTCCGCGGCGTGACCTCTGACTCCTCGGAAACGTTACCTGCCAACTTCCGTGCCTCCGCCATCTCGACCCCCTCCGTCACCCTGAGAAAAGTTCAGAGCGAAG GTCCAAGAGGAGAGTCAGGCTCCGTGAGAACATATTCCTGCTAA
- the LOC116671247 gene encoding liprin-alpha-3 isoform X1 produces MMMCEVMPTISEDGRSGTGGGPASPAGAGVGGTGGVIGGAGFGGREARSGGDEGGSTGNLESLMVNMLTERERLLENLRETQDCLGTAQLRLRELGHEKESLQRQLSIALPQEFAVLTKDLNVCREQLLEREEEIAELKAERNNTRLLLEHLECLVSRHERSLRMTVVKRQAQSPAGVSSEVEVLKALKSLFEHHKALDEKVRERLRVALERVSVLEDQLAASSQEVISLRDQIKRRQQGVDGGKDRLPNGPSTGLEDSELERQREVEIERQRAELSQLRERLALMCRQVGEIEEQLAAARREVTKSEEANQKLQREVKEALCQREDMEERITTLERRYLSAQREATSLHDIKDKLENELASKESLHRQSEEKNRQLQERLDEAKQKLQQTLQRAETLPEIEAQLAQRVAALNKAEERHGNFEERLRQMEAQLEEKNQELQRARQREKMNDEHNKRLSDTVDKLLSESNERLQLHLKERMAALEEKNALSEELSNMKKIQDDLIANKEQLLAELERIQLELDQLRGRPGSSYSRAGSVSSLPSTLFRRSLPGSSSELRYPQGGGSLPSGYSNSSSGVVVRRTHRGRWGASRDDSNKYGEWDSGTMLGHGFEGGEGGCSDDEDDRETLFGSELLSPSGQTDVQTLAIMLQEQLEAINKEIKLIQEEKESTELRAEEIESRVSSVALDAPPIPPSSLGGRDSVGRGYMTPSITSSTLASPSPPSSGHSTPRLPHSPARENDRQNSKDGEECRALALIDSNPPVPRALRLDRMTHTHPGAGLDDLREFRSLSADGSTTASQDSLHKASKKKSIKSSIGRLFGKKEKGRIGAPGRESASLASTPSDDLGSADPLGLAKLGTGTVEKDRRSKKKHDLLEEACRQGLPFASWDGPTVVTWLELWVGMPAWYVAACRANVKSGAIMANLSDTEIQREIGISNPLHRLKLRLAIQEMVSLTSPSAPASTRSSTSNIWMTHAEMESLTAATKPEQKEFSWDQILAYGDMNHEWVGNEWLPSLGLPQYRSYFMESLVDARMLDHLTKKELRGQLKMVDSFHRVSLHYGIMCLKRLNYDRKELERRRDESQHHNLDVMVWSNERVMCWVQAIGLKEFADNLLESGVHGALLALDDTFDYTDLALLLQIPNQNTQARQLLEKEYNGLISMGTERRPDEDGTKTFTRSPSWRKMFREKDLRGVTSDSSETLPANFRASAISTPSVTLRKVQSEVGPRGESGSVRTYSC; encoded by the exons ATGATGATGTGCGAGGTGATGCCCACCATTTCTGAGGATGGGCGAAGTGGGACTGGTGGGGGCCCTGCCTCCCCTGCCGGGGCCGGAGTCGGCGGGACCGGGGGTGTGATCGGAGGAGCAGGCTTCGGTGGGAGGGAGGCCAGAAGCGGTGGAGACGAAGGAGGCAGCACAGGGAACCTGGAGTCGTTGATGGTCAACATGCTGACTGAGAGGGAGAGGCTGCTGGAGAACCTGAGGGAGACACAGGATTGCCTGGGAACGGCTCAGCTCCGCCTCCGCGAACTCGGCCACGAAAAGGAGTCACTTCAGAGGCAGCTGTCGATCGCTCTGCCACAG GAGTTTGCTGTGTTGACTAAAGACCTGAACGTTTGCCGGGAGCAGCTTctggagagggaggaggagattgCTGAGCTCAAGGCGGAGAGAAACAACACACGT TTGTTGCTGGAACACCTCGAGTGCCTGGTGTCTCGCCATGAGCGCAGTCTTAGGATGACGGTGGTGAAAAGACAAGCTCAGTCCCCAGCGGGGGTCTCCAGTGAGGTGGAGGTCCTTAAGGCCCTCAAGTCTCTGTTTGAGCATCACAAGGCTTTGGATGAGAAG GTTCGAGAGAGGCTCCGTGTGGCCCTCGAGAGGGTGTCTGTGTTAGAAGACCAACTTGCAGCATCTTCTCAAGAG gtaatctctttAAGAGACCAAATTAAAAGACGTCAACAAGGGGTGGACGGCGGGAAAGAT CGACTACCCAATGGTCCCTCCACTGGCCTGGAAGATAGCGAGCTGGAGAGGCAGCGAGAAGTAGAGATAGAGCGGCAGAGAGCTGAACTCTCCCAGCTGAGGGAGAGGCTGGCCCTCATGTGCCGGCaa GTTGGGGAAATAGAGGAACAGCTTGCGGCCGCCAGGAGGGAGGTGACGAAGTCGGAGGAGGCCAATCAGAAGCTCCAAAGGGAAGTGAAAGAG GCCCTTTGCCAAAGGGAGGACATGGAGGAAAGGATTACAACACTAGAACGCAG GTACCTCAGCGCGCAGAGGGAGGCGACTTCTCTCCATGATATCAAAGACAAGCTGGAAAATGAGCTGGCCAgcaaggaatcactgcacagaCAG AGTGAAGAGAAGAACAGACAGCTACAGGAACGTTTAGATGAAGCCAAGCAGAAGCTGCAGCAGACCCTACAGAGGGCAGAGACTCTGCCTGAGATCGAGGCCCAGCTTGCCCAAAGGGTTGCTGCTCTCAACAAG GCAGAGGAGCGGCATGGAAACTTTGAGGAGCGACTACGGCAAATGGAAGCTCAACTTGAGGAGAAGAACCAGGAGCTTCAGAGG GCGAGGCAGAGGGAGAAGATGAACGACGAACACAACAAACGCCTCTCAGATACAGTGGACAAGCTTCTGTCTGAGTCCAATGAGAGACTACAGCTCCACCTCAAAGAGAGGATGGCGGCACTAGAGGAGAAG AATGCTCTGTCAGAGGAACTGTCCAATATGAAGAAAATCCAGGATGATCTTATAGCTAATAAG GAGCAGCTCCTTGCTGAGTTGGAGCGAATCCAGCTGGAGCTGGATCAACTGAGAGGCAGGCCTGGCTCCTCTTATTCCAG GGCGGGCAGCGTGAGCTCCCTTCCCTCCACCCTTTTTCGACGATCTCTTCCAGGGAGCTCCTCTGAACTGCGGTACCCCCAGGGTGGAGGCTCACTACCGTCCGGCTACAGCAACTCCTCTAGTGGGGTGGTGGTCAGGCGCACACACCGAGGCCGGTGGGGGGCATCTAGAGACGATAGTAACAAG tATGGAGAGTGGGACAGCGGCACCATGCTTGGTCACGGCTTTGAGGGTGGGGAGGGAGGCTGCTCTGACGATGAGGACGACAGGGAGACTCTGTTTGGATCGGAGCTCCTCTCTCCCAGCGGACAGACAGATGTACAGACCTTAGCCATCATGCTACAGGAGCAACTGGAGGCCATCAATAAAGAGATAAA GCTGATTCAGGAGGAAAAGGAGAGCACAGAGCTGAGGGCAGAAGAGATTGAGAGCAGAGTCAGCAGCGTGGCCCTTGATGCCCCACCCATTCCACCCTCCTCGCTGGGAGGACGGGACAGCGTTGGCAGGGGTTACATGACTCCCTCCATCACCTCCTCCACGTTGGCGTCTCCCTCACCACCTAGTTCTGGACATTCCACCCCCCGCCTGCCACATTCCCCCGCTAGGGAGAATGACAGACAG AATAGCAAAGATGGTGAAGAATGCAGAGCACTTGCTCTGATTGACTCCAACCCTCCTGTCCCACGAGCCCTACGACTGGACCGAatgacacacactcaccccGGGGCAGGCCTCGATGACCTCCGTGAATTTCGCAG TCTCTCTGCTGACGGTTCCACCACTGCTAGCCAGGACTCCCTCCACAAAgccagcaaaaagaaaagcatcaaGTCGTCTATTGGTCGTCTCTTTGgcaaaaaggaaaaggggaGGATCGGTGCACCCGGGCGGGAGTCTGCCTCACTGG CCTCCACACCCTCTGATGACCTGGGTTCAGCTGACCCGTTAGGCCTGGCTAAACTTGGGACTGGAACAGTTGAAAAAGACCGCCGCAGCAAAAAGAA ACACGACCTGTTAGAGGAAGCCTGTCGTCAGGGTCTGCCTTTCGCCTCATGGGATGGCCCGACTGTTGTTACATGGCTTGAG CTGTGGGTAGGGATGCCAGCATGGTATGTGGCAGCGTGCCGTGCCAACGTGAAGAGTGGCGCCATTATGGCAAATCTGTCGGACACGGAGATCCAGAGGGAGATCGGCATCAGCAACCCTCTACACCGACTCAAACTCCGCCTAGCCATCCAGGAAATGGTCTCCCTCACTAGTCCGTCTGCACCTGCAAGCACCCGCTCT TCAACCAGTAATATTTGGATGACACACGCTGAGATGGAGTCTCTCACTGCTGCCACCAAGCCA GAGCAGAAGGAGTTCAGCTGGGACCAG ATCCTGGCCTATGGAGACATGAACCACGAGTGGGTGGGAAACGAATGGCTGCCCAGCCTGGGTCTGCCTCAGTACCGCTCCTACTTCATGGAGTCACTGGTGGATGCCAGAATGCTTGATCACCTCACCAAGAAAGAACTGAGGGGCCAGCTGAAGATGGTGGACAGTTTCCACAG GGTGAGTCTTCACTATGGTATCATGTGCTTGAAGCGCTTGAACTATGATAGGAAGGagctggagaggaggagggatgagAGTCAACACCATAACCTAG ATGTAATGGTGTGGTCCAATGAGCGAGTGATGTGTTGGGTGCAGGCTATCGGCCTGAAAGAGTTTGCCGACAACCTTTTAGAAAGCGGGGTGCACGGGGCCCTCCTGGCGCTAGATGACACCTTTGACTACACTGACTTGGCCCTCCTCCTCCAGATACCCAATCAAAACACACAG GCGAGGCAGCTCTTAGAGAAGGAGTACAATGGTCTCATCTCCATGGGAACAGAGAGGAGGCCAGATGAG GACGgcacaaaaacatttacacGGTCACCATCCTGGAGGAAGATGTTCCGAGAGAAGGACCTCCGCGGCGTGACCTCTGACTCCTCGGAAACGTTACCTGCCAACTTCCGTGCCTCCGCCATCTCGACCCCCTCCGTCACCCTGAGAAAAGTTCAGAGCGAAG TAGGTCCAAGAGGAGAGTCAGGCTCCGTGAGAACATATTCCTGCTAA
- the LOC116671247 gene encoding liprin-alpha-3 isoform X3 — MMMCEVMPTISEDGRSGTGGGPASPAGAGVGGTGGVIGGAGFGGREARSGGDEGGSTGNLESLMVNMLTERERLLENLRETQDCLGTAQLRLRELGHEKESLQRQLSIALPQEFAVLTKDLNVCREQLLEREEEIAELKAERNNTRLLLEHLECLVSRHERSLRMTVVKRQAQSPAGVSSEVEVLKALKSLFEHHKALDEKVRERLRVALERVSVLEDQLAASSQERLPNGPSTGLEDSELERQREVEIERQRAELSQLRERLALMCRQVGEIEEQLAAARREVTKSEEANQKLQREVKEALCQREDMEERITTLERRYLSAQREATSLHDIKDKLENELASKESLHRQSEEKNRQLQERLDEAKQKLQQTLQRAETLPEIEAQLAQRVAALNKAEERHGNFEERLRQMEAQLEEKNQELQRARQREKMNDEHNKRLSDTVDKLLSESNERLQLHLKERMAALEEKNALSEELSNMKKIQDDLIANKEQLLAELERIQLELDQLRGRPGSSYSRAGSVSSLPSTLFRRSLPGSSSELRYPQGGGSLPSGYSNSSSGVVVRRTHRGRWGASRDDSNKYGEWDSGTMLGHGFEGGEGGCSDDEDDRETLFGSELLSPSGQTDVQTLAIMLQEQLEAINKEIKLIQEEKESTELRAEEIESRVSSVALDAPPIPPSSLGGRDSVGRGYMTPSITSSTLASPSPPSSGHSTPRLPHSPARENDRQNSKDGEECRALALIDSNPPVPRALRLDRMTHTHPGAGLDDLREFRSLSADGSTTASQDSLHKASKKKSIKSSIGRLFGKKEKGRIGAPGRESASLASTPSDDLGSADPLGLAKLGTGTVEKDRRSKKKHDLLEEACRQGLPFASWDGPTVVTWLELWVGMPAWYVAACRANVKSGAIMANLSDTEIQREIGISNPLHRLKLRLAIQEMVSLTSPSAPASTRSSTSNIWMTHAEMESLTAATKPEQKEFSWDQILAYGDMNHEWVGNEWLPSLGLPQYRSYFMESLVDARMLDHLTKKELRGQLKMVDSFHRVSLHYGIMCLKRLNYDRKELERRRDESQHHNLDVMVWSNERVMCWVQAIGLKEFADNLLESGVHGALLALDDTFDYTDLALLLQIPNQNTQARQLLEKEYNGLISMGTERRPDEDGTKTFTRSPSWRKMFREKDLRGVTSDSSETLPANFRASAISTPSVTLRKVQSEVGPRGESGSVRTYSC; from the exons ATGATGATGTGCGAGGTGATGCCCACCATTTCTGAGGATGGGCGAAGTGGGACTGGTGGGGGCCCTGCCTCCCCTGCCGGGGCCGGAGTCGGCGGGACCGGGGGTGTGATCGGAGGAGCAGGCTTCGGTGGGAGGGAGGCCAGAAGCGGTGGAGACGAAGGAGGCAGCACAGGGAACCTGGAGTCGTTGATGGTCAACATGCTGACTGAGAGGGAGAGGCTGCTGGAGAACCTGAGGGAGACACAGGATTGCCTGGGAACGGCTCAGCTCCGCCTCCGCGAACTCGGCCACGAAAAGGAGTCACTTCAGAGGCAGCTGTCGATCGCTCTGCCACAG GAGTTTGCTGTGTTGACTAAAGACCTGAACGTTTGCCGGGAGCAGCTTctggagagggaggaggagattgCTGAGCTCAAGGCGGAGAGAAACAACACACGT TTGTTGCTGGAACACCTCGAGTGCCTGGTGTCTCGCCATGAGCGCAGTCTTAGGATGACGGTGGTGAAAAGACAAGCTCAGTCCCCAGCGGGGGTCTCCAGTGAGGTGGAGGTCCTTAAGGCCCTCAAGTCTCTGTTTGAGCATCACAAGGCTTTGGATGAGAAG GTTCGAGAGAGGCTCCGTGTGGCCCTCGAGAGGGTGTCTGTGTTAGAAGACCAACTTGCAGCATCTTCTCAAGAG CGACTACCCAATGGTCCCTCCACTGGCCTGGAAGATAGCGAGCTGGAGAGGCAGCGAGAAGTAGAGATAGAGCGGCAGAGAGCTGAACTCTCCCAGCTGAGGGAGAGGCTGGCCCTCATGTGCCGGCaa GTTGGGGAAATAGAGGAACAGCTTGCGGCCGCCAGGAGGGAGGTGACGAAGTCGGAGGAGGCCAATCAGAAGCTCCAAAGGGAAGTGAAAGAG GCCCTTTGCCAAAGGGAGGACATGGAGGAAAGGATTACAACACTAGAACGCAG GTACCTCAGCGCGCAGAGGGAGGCGACTTCTCTCCATGATATCAAAGACAAGCTGGAAAATGAGCTGGCCAgcaaggaatcactgcacagaCAG AGTGAAGAGAAGAACAGACAGCTACAGGAACGTTTAGATGAAGCCAAGCAGAAGCTGCAGCAGACCCTACAGAGGGCAGAGACTCTGCCTGAGATCGAGGCCCAGCTTGCCCAAAGGGTTGCTGCTCTCAACAAG GCAGAGGAGCGGCATGGAAACTTTGAGGAGCGACTACGGCAAATGGAAGCTCAACTTGAGGAGAAGAACCAGGAGCTTCAGAGG GCGAGGCAGAGGGAGAAGATGAACGACGAACACAACAAACGCCTCTCAGATACAGTGGACAAGCTTCTGTCTGAGTCCAATGAGAGACTACAGCTCCACCTCAAAGAGAGGATGGCGGCACTAGAGGAGAAG AATGCTCTGTCAGAGGAACTGTCCAATATGAAGAAAATCCAGGATGATCTTATAGCTAATAAG GAGCAGCTCCTTGCTGAGTTGGAGCGAATCCAGCTGGAGCTGGATCAACTGAGAGGCAGGCCTGGCTCCTCTTATTCCAG GGCGGGCAGCGTGAGCTCCCTTCCCTCCACCCTTTTTCGACGATCTCTTCCAGGGAGCTCCTCTGAACTGCGGTACCCCCAGGGTGGAGGCTCACTACCGTCCGGCTACAGCAACTCCTCTAGTGGGGTGGTGGTCAGGCGCACACACCGAGGCCGGTGGGGGGCATCTAGAGACGATAGTAACAAG tATGGAGAGTGGGACAGCGGCACCATGCTTGGTCACGGCTTTGAGGGTGGGGAGGGAGGCTGCTCTGACGATGAGGACGACAGGGAGACTCTGTTTGGATCGGAGCTCCTCTCTCCCAGCGGACAGACAGATGTACAGACCTTAGCCATCATGCTACAGGAGCAACTGGAGGCCATCAATAAAGAGATAAA GCTGATTCAGGAGGAAAAGGAGAGCACAGAGCTGAGGGCAGAAGAGATTGAGAGCAGAGTCAGCAGCGTGGCCCTTGATGCCCCACCCATTCCACCCTCCTCGCTGGGAGGACGGGACAGCGTTGGCAGGGGTTACATGACTCCCTCCATCACCTCCTCCACGTTGGCGTCTCCCTCACCACCTAGTTCTGGACATTCCACCCCCCGCCTGCCACATTCCCCCGCTAGGGAGAATGACAGACAG AATAGCAAAGATGGTGAAGAATGCAGAGCACTTGCTCTGATTGACTCCAACCCTCCTGTCCCACGAGCCCTACGACTGGACCGAatgacacacactcaccccGGGGCAGGCCTCGATGACCTCCGTGAATTTCGCAG TCTCTCTGCTGACGGTTCCACCACTGCTAGCCAGGACTCCCTCCACAAAgccagcaaaaagaaaagcatcaaGTCGTCTATTGGTCGTCTCTTTGgcaaaaaggaaaaggggaGGATCGGTGCACCCGGGCGGGAGTCTGCCTCACTGG CCTCCACACCCTCTGATGACCTGGGTTCAGCTGACCCGTTAGGCCTGGCTAAACTTGGGACTGGAACAGTTGAAAAAGACCGCCGCAGCAAAAAGAA ACACGACCTGTTAGAGGAAGCCTGTCGTCAGGGTCTGCCTTTCGCCTCATGGGATGGCCCGACTGTTGTTACATGGCTTGAG CTGTGGGTAGGGATGCCAGCATGGTATGTGGCAGCGTGCCGTGCCAACGTGAAGAGTGGCGCCATTATGGCAAATCTGTCGGACACGGAGATCCAGAGGGAGATCGGCATCAGCAACCCTCTACACCGACTCAAACTCCGCCTAGCCATCCAGGAAATGGTCTCCCTCACTAGTCCGTCTGCACCTGCAAGCACCCGCTCT TCAACCAGTAATATTTGGATGACACACGCTGAGATGGAGTCTCTCACTGCTGCCACCAAGCCA GAGCAGAAGGAGTTCAGCTGGGACCAG ATCCTGGCCTATGGAGACATGAACCACGAGTGGGTGGGAAACGAATGGCTGCCCAGCCTGGGTCTGCCTCAGTACCGCTCCTACTTCATGGAGTCACTGGTGGATGCCAGAATGCTTGATCACCTCACCAAGAAAGAACTGAGGGGCCAGCTGAAGATGGTGGACAGTTTCCACAG GGTGAGTCTTCACTATGGTATCATGTGCTTGAAGCGCTTGAACTATGATAGGAAGGagctggagaggaggagggatgagAGTCAACACCATAACCTAG ATGTAATGGTGTGGTCCAATGAGCGAGTGATGTGTTGGGTGCAGGCTATCGGCCTGAAAGAGTTTGCCGACAACCTTTTAGAAAGCGGGGTGCACGGGGCCCTCCTGGCGCTAGATGACACCTTTGACTACACTGACTTGGCCCTCCTCCTCCAGATACCCAATCAAAACACACAG GCGAGGCAGCTCTTAGAGAAGGAGTACAATGGTCTCATCTCCATGGGAACAGAGAGGAGGCCAGATGAG GACGgcacaaaaacatttacacGGTCACCATCCTGGAGGAAGATGTTCCGAGAGAAGGACCTCCGCGGCGTGACCTCTGACTCCTCGGAAACGTTACCTGCCAACTTCCGTGCCTCCGCCATCTCGACCCCCTCCGTCACCCTGAGAAAAGTTCAGAGCGAAG TAGGTCCAAGAGGAGAGTCAGGCTCCGTGAGAACATATTCCTGCTAA